TGTTAAATTTTATGGGCTGACCGTAAAAACTTTCaagatatttttattatatatgggcatgttttctttaaaatgtaataataacttatcattttattcaaattttacataaaataatataaataatagaaTTTCccgtataaaataataaaaacagatattttattaattgataaaatcATAAAGTTATCGTGTATTTGTTTAGTATGGTAGGCCAATCTTTTTattatataacatatataaataagaatataaatttcaatttattaatacTATTTATGGTGAATGATGGGAGAGTGGAAAAGTCTGAAAAACCCCCCCAAATATCCTCCATCCTATGAAGCTATGATTTCAACTTACAAAAGCCTAGTGAGGATAAATCTGACATTTTACTAAATAAAATAATACATACAAATGACACACCACACAATGAAGGAGGAAAAGTGCAAAGGCAGTCATGCACAATTATTCCCCCAAACACTTTCattacaatttgtttttatttatttatttatttataattataattctttACAATTATTAATCCAATTCCCCTTTTTGTTCTTAATCTTTGAGCCATTTGGATCGATCTGTTCCTAATTTTTAAATCCTATTTCGCACAATACTATATAATCTGAGTAGCAAAAGGGAATGAATTAACCGCTGTCACTCACCTTTTCTTGTTGTCAATGGCGAATTAgagctgttgctgttgctgttgtcCAGCTTTCGTATGAGTTGAATCTACGCTTGCACTGCATTCTTCGCTTAACGAACTGGTAATTTGCCCCAAACCCTAGTAAATATGGTGGTTATTTTCAGTTTGTGTTCAACTGTTTTATGATTGATGTGCAAGTTCTTTGCTACATTCCGTGAGTTCTAGTGACTGGTACGCATCAGATCTGTCTCGATTTTGTGACGAATGTGATACCAATTATATAATATCGTGTCCTATTTTGTCCGTTGATGTGGATTTTAAGTTGTAATTTGCATTTTGGATGACAATTTCAGGTTGATCTGAAGTTATTTCTGCTGGCAGTTACTTGAATTGGAAAGAGTTTGTATCTGGATTTAGGAAATCTGAGGGTGATTGTTTACTTGATCTACTGCATTTAAATCGATTGCGTACCTTTTTATGGCAATTTCACCGGTTCTGTGACACGATGTCATGATCACGTGATTCCAAAGAGATTGatttcaaatagacaaataaattCGGAATACAATAGGCGTATTACACTGTTTTCTTCATGATAGTGGTATTTAAACCATAAGTGGAAGCAGGATACACCAATTCAACATGAGACGACCTATATTCCATAAACTTTCTTTAATTTTTGGCCCTAGACCACCATGGACTTGGCTACTTCTATGTCTTTTTAGTGTTCTTGCACTTATTGTTTTGCTACGTTCATCTACTTCCACCTCCTTTGACTCTGTCACCTTGAGCATAAAATCAGACATTTATATAAACTACAGAAGACTAAAGGAACAAGCAGCAAGTGATTATTTGGAGCTAAAAAGTTTATCTTCAGGGAATAATAATCTGAAGGAGATTAGCCTTTGTGGCAGGGAAAGAGAACATTATGTTCCTTGTTATAATGTTTCTGCAAATCTTCAACTAGGGTTTACAGATGGTGAAGAATTTGATCGACATTGTGAACTATCACAATACCAAGATTACTGTTTGGTTCGCCCTCCAAGAGACTATAAAACTCCTCTGAGTTGGCCAGTTGGCAGAGATGTAATATGGAATGCAAATGTCAAGATTACAAAAGACCAATTTCTTTCTTCTGGGAGTATGACAAAAAGGTAATTAATTTCATATGTTTGTTCATTTAGTTTTGTATTATTCGCTCCCCATTGACCCTTTTCCCTTTTTTTAAGGTTAATGTTGCTTGAAGAAAATCAGATTTCTTTCCACTCAGATGATGGTCTGATCTTTGATGGAGTCAAAGAATACTCTCACCAAGTTGCAGAAATGATAGGATTAACTAGTGATGTTGAATTTCTTCAAGCTGGGGTAAGTACCAACATAATAAAGTAATTGTTCTTATCATCATACATTATCATTTCACTTTGTATCTAATAAATTTAAATGATCTCTTTATATTAATAGGTACGCAATGTACTAGATATTGGATGTGGGTTTGGTAGCTTTGGGGCTCATTTATTATCATTAAAGCTCATGGCTGTTTGTATGGCTGCATATGAGTTGACTGGTAGTCAAGTTCAGTTATCTCTTGAAAGAGGTCTTCCAGCAATTATTGGCAACTTCATTTCAAGAAAACTTCCCTTTCCTTCATTGTCATATGACATGGTTCATTGTGCAGAATGTGGTATCCTATGGGACAAAAAAGgcaagttcttttttttttttttttattattattttgtgtaaagagtatttttttttcttggtatctaatgatatatttttataaatcagATGGGATATTTCTTATTGAAGTTGATCGGATTCTTAATCCTGGAGGCTACTTTGTTTTACATGGAAGTTCATTAAGTACAAAAAAGGGAAGCATGGATAGTCCTATTGAGGAATTTACTCAAAAGATTTGCTGGACATTTATAGCTCAACAAGAGGAAACTTTTATATGGCAGAAAACTAATGATGCCCAATGCTACTCATCCGGGTGAGAGGCTAGTTTTGGTATTTCATGTAAAGATGAAGGAAAATTTGaagtaatatttatatttatttggtttTATATTGCAGCAAGCCGGGTGTGATTCCACCATGTAAAGAAGAACATGACATACAGTCATATTATCAGCCACTTTCATCTTGTATAGGAGGGACTGAAAGCAAAAGATGGGTTCCTATTCAAAATAGGTCTTCAAGTTTTCAAATAACCTCAGCTGAACTTCAAATTCATGGAAAGTATTGTTTATTTTTGATGGATTCCTTTCTTTATTTGTGTTCAAATTGGGGAGGTATATTTGGTATTTGACTAACAGTGAAACTGTTTATTTTGACAGAAGTTGAGCAGTATGAATTTTATGAGGACTTTGAGTCATCAAGGTTAGCTTTGAGAAATTATTGGTCTTTACTCACGCCTTTAATCTTTTCTGATCATCCAAAAAGACCTGGTGATGAAGATCCATTACCTCCATACAATATGATACGAAATGTTATGGACATGAATGCCCTTTATGGAGGTCTAAATGCTGCATTTTTAGAAGCAGGAAAGTCAGTTTGGGTGATGAATGTGGTCCCCACTAGGACTCGTAACACCCTCCCACTCATACTTCATCAGGGATTCGCTGGCATTTTGCATGACTggtaaataatatttaatatcaTTAACTAATTTGCCAAAATAAGAATCAGAGCCAATTACATTTTTGGGATCAAAATTGCAAAACTCATCTAcacttagggaccaaaaatgtaattctaCTTATTTGGAAATATATAGGTGTGAACCTTTCCCAACATACCCACGGACATATGACATGGTTCATGCAAATGGGCTCCtttcaaatctaattttagaGGGGTGTAGCTTGAAGACTCTACTTTTGGAGGTTGATCGTATTTTACGCCCTGAGGTACTGTTTTGTTTGATTATTAGTCAAATATCCGAAATACTTAATGTAAGAAGGCTCAAATGATTttgatatttttattatatagGGTTGGGTTGTGCTTTCGGATAAGGTGGGGCCTATAGAGGATGCGCGAATGATTGCTACACAAATACGATGGGAAGCAAGGGTAATTGATCTTGAAAACGGTAGTGAACAAAGGCTACTTGTTTGTCAAAAGCCATTTGTAAGAAAATGAGTTGAGTCTTTTTTTTCACAAGTGAAGGTTTTTATAAATCCCTATATAcgtgcatacatgcatgcatagatGATGCAAGAAATTCGTCAATTGTAATTGGGTTGTATTAGTCGATGAAAAAGGAAAGGAAGATTGAGATATAAGGAAACACGAATTGTAAGATGTAGATTAGAGAAAGTTTTGttaccatgtttttttttttcttttgcatttctgtaatttttttttttgttccacTTTGTAATTGAAACTACATTACCATATCCAACATATTATCTTGAGAAAATAGGTGTCCCCAGTCACCTAATGTGTGAAATAGATTACAACTTTACAATGTTGCATTTTTGTTTCTTAATATATATGGCTGCTAGatccaaaaatcaaattttattgtcATGTAAATCGACTATATAATAGGCTTTTGACTCAATTTTATCTTAACTACTTGATaaataataagtttttttttaaaaagttgatAAATaataagttattaaataaatGGAAAATTGATTTTTGTATGGAAAGAATCTTACTTACGTCCTTTAAATGATCATGCTAAAAGCTATCCCTAATTGGCAGTTTCATGTCCTATATATAAACCTAAATGTACTAATTTTGTACTATTTATAAATAAAACGGGTTGGTTTTGGTTATATATTATCTATAAAAATCATTagattaaaattaattttttttaataaaaagtagGTTCTCAAAAGATTGAGAATCATCAttcaaaatatatttaaaattatcAAACATACACAATCTTGTAGAttgtattatatcaagtataaaCATAGAAGATACGGGTCTCGGGCGGATCCAATAGAatccaaaacccaaaaataaatacGAAGTGCGCGCGATTGTATCCCATTTTTCAAACTCAATCCAACGGTTGAGATTCAGTCTTACGTCCTCCTAACTTGCCCGATTTTTAATCACCCCTTTATAAACCCGCCCCCTTCCATTTCTCTCCCCTTTCTGGACTTCCCCGGTGATCGCAAAGGAATTTTTCTCGTCATTCAAACTCAATCGATCGGTTCTATTTGGTGAATCACTCAATCAGGACTATGTCGAACGAAAAGGAGAGAGAAAATCATGTTTATTTGGCTAAGCTCGCTGAACAAGCCGAGCGTTACGATGGTATCACCTTCATCTCTTGATTTTGTATCTGTTTTTGCGTTTCAACATTGTACATTTGCGTGATATTCCTCTGTTGTTAGATCGGTTCTAAATTTCGTTTTGATTCGTGTCTCTGTTCTCTTTGGAGTGTATAATTGAATTTAATCGTGAATATGGCGTAAAATAAATGGATGCATGTTTGATCTAtttgttttgattatttacaTGATTTTTTGTCACAAATTGGAAGAATCTTATAACTTACAATGTAATTTTCGATCACGTTAG
The genomic region above belongs to Lactuca sativa cultivar Salinas chromosome 4, Lsat_Salinas_v11, whole genome shotgun sequence and contains:
- the LOC111915854 gene encoding probable methyltransferase PMT5, whose product is MRRPIFHKLSLIFGPRPPWTWLLLCLFSVLALIVLLRSSTSTSFDSVTLSIKSDIYINYRRLKEQAASDYLELKSLSSGNNNLKEISLCGREREHYVPCYNVSANLQLGFTDGEEFDRHCELSQYQDYCLVRPPRDYKTPLSWPVGRDVIWNANVKITKDQFLSSGSMTKRLMLLEENQISFHSDDGLIFDGVKEYSHQVAEMIGLTSDVEFLQAGVRNVLDIGCGFGSFGAHLLSLKLMAVCMAAYELTGSQVQLSLERGLPAIIGNFISRKLPFPSLSYDMVHCAECGILWDKKDGIFLIEVDRILNPGGYFVLHGSSLSTKKGSMDSPIEEFTQKICWTFIAQQEETFIWQKTNDAQCYSSGKPGVIPPCKEEHDIQSYYQPLSSCIGGTESKRWVPIQNRSSSFQITSAELQIHEVEQYEFYEDFESSRLALRNYWSLLTPLIFSDHPKRPGDEDPLPPYNMIRNVMDMNALYGGLNAAFLEAGKSVWVMNVVPTRTRNTLPLILHQGFAGILHDWCEPFPTYPRTYDMVHANGLLSNLILEGCSLKTLLLEVDRILRPEGWVVLSDKVGPIEDARMIATQIRWEARVIDLENGSEQRLLVCQKPFVRK